A portion of the Acidisarcina polymorpha genome contains these proteins:
- a CDS encoding tetratricopeptide repeat protein, translated as MPLTTQLLGKLNKALVDRSVREGFALLDRSRRDLGSLTAGSPHAVAYLLCIAQWVDLGYRDFAYLDELFSRFADVPRASMLLADYVRLRLVEALRAFVAEDVEQAISIFGFVLQVEAGIVEAHLAVVAHYWKGRAHRRQGQYELALHHIGEAKRLAQEMNAPKLVAVTKIHESWLLFQRGQRRDAFRLLDEAEAELKSTGHALSLGNIESARGRFVRRSGEYTTAIAHFERAVEIYAGHVPEHPNLARALVNAAYVKRLIAFDLRHRSRSGRAKGPDHARYLEVCQEALELLRRAEDIYSRQHHQAGTGSVLVNAGHLHLDSGDLDRAEDEAKKAFLLGEEKQDHILMARARILQSAIQNERAEEQLGESTDTAMHAHLARNFAEEAIVLAKLTQNSRLLAGAYVARASAAANEFFQDWETAKHFAALAGEKLGKDDLDHLSKQLSLLKTRILRATGIDEMLRAWSEGIVGDKTFQQVTEEFAELVIPKVWAREGRKIARVAEQLSISPKKVRRILNNLDMLRTP; from the coding sequence ATGCCATTGACCACTCAACTGCTCGGCAAGCTGAATAAAGCCCTTGTCGACCGGAGCGTGAGGGAAGGATTTGCGCTTCTCGATCGGTCACGCAGGGATCTTGGTTCATTGACTGCCGGTAGCCCGCATGCGGTCGCCTATCTCTTGTGCATCGCGCAGTGGGTTGACCTCGGCTACCGCGATTTCGCCTACCTGGATGAGCTGTTCAGCCGCTTCGCTGATGTTCCTCGAGCTTCGATGCTGCTGGCCGATTACGTCCGGCTCCGTCTGGTGGAAGCACTCCGCGCCTTTGTCGCCGAAGATGTTGAACAGGCAATATCCATCTTCGGTTTTGTGCTGCAGGTCGAAGCGGGCATTGTCGAAGCCCACCTGGCGGTCGTCGCCCACTATTGGAAAGGACGAGCCCACCGCCGGCAGGGGCAATATGAGCTGGCCCTCCATCACATCGGGGAGGCGAAACGACTTGCCCAGGAGATGAACGCGCCAAAACTGGTCGCCGTCACTAAAATCCATGAGAGCTGGCTGCTCTTTCAACGGGGCCAACGCCGTGACGCTTTCCGCCTGCTGGATGAGGCCGAAGCAGAGTTGAAGTCGACCGGCCACGCCTTGTCGCTGGGCAATATCGAGTCCGCCCGAGGCAGGTTCGTCCGCCGTTCCGGGGAATATACGACGGCTATCGCTCATTTCGAGCGCGCTGTCGAGATCTATGCCGGGCATGTTCCCGAACATCCGAACCTGGCCCGGGCGCTGGTCAATGCCGCCTACGTGAAGCGGCTGATTGCGTTCGATCTGCGCCATCGTTCGCGTTCCGGGCGGGCCAAGGGTCCCGACCACGCGCGTTATCTCGAGGTCTGCCAGGAGGCTCTGGAGCTTCTGCGGCGCGCTGAAGACATCTACTCCCGCCAGCATCATCAGGCAGGCACCGGATCGGTGCTGGTGAATGCGGGCCACCTTCATCTGGATAGCGGAGACCTTGATCGTGCGGAGGACGAAGCCAAGAAGGCGTTTCTGCTGGGCGAGGAGAAGCAGGACCACATTCTGATGGCCAGGGCCCGGATCTTGCAGTCAGCCATCCAAAATGAGCGCGCCGAGGAACAGCTTGGGGAGTCGACCGATACCGCGATGCATGCCCACCTGGCACGCAACTTTGCTGAAGAAGCGATTGTGCTGGCCAAGTTGACCCAGAATAGCCGACTGCTGGCTGGCGCCTACGTAGCCCGGGCTTCCGCGGCCGCAAATGAGTTCTTCCAGGATTGGGAGACCGCGAAGCATTTCGCTGCATTGGCGGGCGAGAAGCTAGGCAAGGACGACCTCGACCATCTATCAAAGCAGCTCAGCTTATTGAAGACCCGTATTTTGAGGGCAACGGGCATTGATGAAATGCTCCGCGCCTGGTCCGAAGGCATCGTCGGCGACAAGACCTTCCAACAGGTGACCGAGGAATTCGCTGAACTGGTTATCCCCAAGGTGTGGGCCCGAGAGGGTCGCAAGATCGCCCGGGTCGCCGAGCAGCTCTCGATTTCGCCAAAGAAGGTGAGGAGGATTCTCAATAACCTGGATATGCTTCGTACCCCGTAG